A window from Neobacillus sp. PS3-40 encodes these proteins:
- the asnS gene encoding asparagine--tRNA ligase, translated as MKKALIKDLYRNSESYIDQKVQLSGWIRTVRDSKTFGFIELNDGSFFKGVQIVFDEQLANFKDITKLPISSTILVEGDFILTPQAKQPFEIKATNIVIEGSSNVDYPLQKKKHSFEYLRTIAHLRPRTNTFSAVFRVRSLASYAIHKFFQDKGFVYVHTPIITGSDTEGAGEMFRLTNFDLDNLPKNEEGKVDATKDFFNKETNLTVSGQLSAEAYALAFRNVYTFGPTFRAENSNTARHAAEFWMIEPELAFAELPDIMDLAEDMVKYVISYVLEQAPEEMAFFNSFIDKGLLERLNKAHDASFGRVTYTEAIELLKNAEEKFAYPVEWGLDLQTEHERYLSEKVFQRPVFVTDYPKEIKAFYMRLNEDQKTVAATDLLVPGIGELIGGSQREEREDILTGKINDLGMDEKDYWWYLELRKYGGTKHSGYGIGFERLIMYLTGMTNIRDVIPFPRTTGNAEF; from the coding sequence ATGAAAAAAGCTTTAATCAAGGATTTGTATAGAAATTCCGAAAGCTATATCGATCAAAAGGTTCAATTGTCAGGCTGGATACGAACAGTTCGTGATTCAAAGACATTTGGTTTTATTGAATTAAATGATGGTAGCTTCTTTAAAGGAGTACAAATCGTTTTTGATGAACAACTAGCGAATTTTAAAGATATTACAAAGCTTCCAATCAGCTCGACGATTCTTGTGGAGGGCGATTTTATCTTGACTCCACAAGCGAAGCAACCATTTGAAATTAAAGCAACGAATATTGTGATAGAGGGAAGCTCAAATGTCGACTACCCATTACAAAAGAAAAAGCATTCATTTGAATATTTACGAACTATCGCTCATTTACGCCCTAGAACGAATACATTTTCGGCTGTATTCCGTGTAAGATCTTTAGCTTCTTATGCTATTCATAAATTTTTCCAGGATAAAGGCTTTGTTTATGTTCATACTCCAATCATTACTGGCAGTGATACGGAAGGTGCAGGTGAAATGTTCCGTTTGACTAACTTTGATCTAGACAACCTTCCAAAAAATGAAGAAGGAAAAGTGGATGCAACCAAGGACTTCTTTAATAAAGAAACGAATTTGACTGTTAGTGGTCAATTGTCTGCAGAAGCATATGCTTTAGCCTTCCGAAATGTTTATACCTTTGGACCAACTTTTAGAGCAGAGAATTCCAATACAGCTAGACATGCAGCTGAGTTCTGGATGATTGAACCAGAGTTAGCTTTTGCTGAGCTTCCAGATATTATGGATCTTGCTGAAGATATGGTGAAATATGTTATTTCATATGTACTAGAACAAGCACCTGAAGAAATGGCTTTCTTTAATAGCTTTATTGATAAAGGATTACTTGAGCGTTTAAATAAGGCTCACGATGCAAGTTTTGGACGTGTAACATATACTGAAGCTATTGAGCTTTTAAAAAATGCAGAAGAAAAATTTGCCTATCCGGTCGAATGGGGCTTAGATCTACAAACTGAACACGAACGTTATTTAAGCGAAAAAGTTTTTCAAAGACCAGTCTTTGTTACGGATTATCCGAAAGAGATCAAAGCCTTCTATATGCGCTTAAATGAAGATCAGAAAACAGTTGCAGCAACCGATTTGCTCGTTCCTGGAATAGGAGAACTAATTGGCGGAAGCCAACGTGAAGAACGTGAGGATATTCTGACCGGCAAAATAAACGATCTTGGTATGGATGAAAAGGATTACTGGTGGTACCTAGAATTACGAAAATATGGTGGCACGAAACACTCAGGTTATGGGATTGGCTTCGAACGATTAATTATGTACTTAACTGGAATGACTAATATTCGCGATGTTATTCCATTCCCAAGAACAACTGGTAATGCAGAATTTTAA